One segment of Branchiostoma floridae strain S238N-H82 unplaced genomic scaffold, Bfl_VNyyK Sc7u5tJ_193, whole genome shotgun sequence DNA contains the following:
- the LOC118408548 gene encoding leucine-rich repeat protein lrrA-like — MAAGLNLQPQTVDGLLTLDLSNQGLTSIPEEVFDITDLEFLGVSNNRLTSIPEAIGRLQKLSRLDAHGNMLTRLPQAIGSLQKLTHLYVYSNKLANLPPGIEKLQKLTLLSIGDNRLTEVPPGVFLLPNLEVLDVSNNKLSTFPPGVEKLQKLRVLGIDDNQLTELQKLRVLGIYGNQLAEVPRGVCSLPNLEVLDVSNSKLSTFPPGVEKLQKLRQLHINGNQLTEVPSGSLPNLEVLRVYNNKLSTFPPGVEKLQKLRELYIYDNQLTEVPPGVCSLPNLEVLCVYNNKLSTFPPGVEKLQKLRQLDNPIRHLPDGVRRLTRLKTLYVSGCQFPGQVLQLKTLEKLHAGGCKFDMLPDEVGNLQHLWFLSLSSNLLRTLPSTMSHLHNLREVHLDKNKFDTFPEVLCDLPAMEKLFISNNNITRLPTALHRADKLKDLDVSGNPLTYPPQDVCEQGTAAIMAFLKQEAEKGTKRAGQEEKKGLSAGKETKEVQDVQVSSVKASRKPGIMETAAETELERKFQERREKSARMKQQVSQQKDQTVERMDISKGD, encoded by the exons atggcggcaggtCTGAACCTCCAGCCTCAGACCGTCGATGGTCTCCTAACCCTTGACCTGAGTAACCAGGGTCTGACGTCCATCCCGGAGGAGGTGTTTGATATCACTGACCTGGAGTTTCTAGGTGTGTCCAACAATAGACTAACAAGCATCCCGGAAGCAATCGGCCGTCTGCAGAAACTTTCCCGTTTGGACGCTCACGGCAACATGCTGACACGTTTGCCACAGGCGATCGGTTCCTTGCAGAAATTGACACATCTGTACGTTTATAGTAACAAACTTGCCAACTTGCCTCCTGGCATAGAAAAGCTACAGAAATTGACATTACTGTCCATTGGTGATAATCGGCTGACGGAGGTTCCGCCGGGCGTCTTTTTGCTCCCTAACCTGGAGGTGTTAGATGTCAGCAACAACaagctctccaccttccctcctggtgtggaaaagctgcagaaactgagagtaCTGGGCATTGatgataatcagctgacggag ctgcagaaactgagagtaCTGGGCATTTATGGTAATCAGCTGGCAGAGGTTCCACGAGGGgtctgctcgctccctaaccttgaggtgttagaTGTCAGTAATAGTaagctctccaccttccctcctggtgtggaaaagctgcagaaactgagacaACTGCACATTAatggtaatcagctgacggaggtgcCCTCAGGG tcgctccctaaccttgaggtgttacgTGTCTATAACAATaagctctccaccttccctcctggtgtggaaaagctgcagaaactgagagaactgtacatttatgataatcagctgacggaggtacctCCAGGCgtctgctcgctccctaaccttgaggtgttatgTGTCTATAACAATaagctctccaccttccctcctggagtggaaaagctgcagaaactgagacaACT TGACAACCCCATCAGACACCTCCCCGATGGTGTCAGACGACTCACCAGGCTGAAGACTCTTTATGTCTCCGGCTGTCAGTTCCCCGgacaggtgctgcagctgaAGACACTGGAGAAACTGCATGCGGGTGGCTGCAAGTTTGACATGCTCCCAGATGAAGTGGGAAACTTACAACACCTGTGGTTCTTGTCATTGTCAAGTAACCTCCTCAGAACCCTGCCGAGCACCATGAGTCACCTGCACAACCTACGGGAGGTCCACCTCGATAAAAACAAGTTCGACACGTTCCCAGAAGTCCTGTGTGACCTACCTGCCATGGAGAAACTGTTCATAAgtaacaacaacatcaccaggCTCCCAACCGCCCTTCACCGAGCAGACAAGCTGAAGGACTTGGATGTTTCTGGAAACCCCCTGACATACCCTCCACAGGACGTGTGTGAACAAGGGACCGCCGCCATCATGGCCTTCCTGAAACAGGAGGCTGAGAAAG GAACCAAACGAGCTGggcaggaggagaagaaggGCTTGTCAGCAGGCAAAGAAACTAAGGAAGTCCAAGATGTACAAGTCTCATCCGTTAAAG CATCACGTAAACCTGGCATCATGGAGACCGCTGCAGAGACCGAACTGGAGAGGAAGTTCCAGGAGAGAAGGGAGAAAAGTGCCCGGATGAAGCAACAAGTCAGCCAACAAAAGGACCAGACTGTGGAGAGAATGGACATCAGCAAAGGTGATTAG